A single window of Actinoallomurus bryophytorum DNA harbors:
- a CDS encoding cold-shock protein has product MPSGKVKWYNADKGFGFLTRDDGGEVFVHSSALPAGVESLKPGQRVEFGVVEGRKGQQALSVRPIDAPPSVVKSKRKKPDEMVILVEDLIKLLEGVSETYRRGKHPEGKMAKKLGDVLRAVADDFEAQ; this is encoded by the coding sequence GTGCCCAGTGGCAAGGTCAAGTGGTATAACGCCGACAAGGGGTTCGGCTTTCTCACCCGTGACGACGGCGGTGAGGTCTTCGTTCATTCCTCCGCGCTGCCCGCGGGGGTCGAATCGCTCAAACCCGGTCAGCGCGTGGAGTTCGGTGTCGTCGAGGGGCGTAAGGGACAGCAGGCGCTGAGCGTACGTCCGATCGACGCGCCGCCCTCGGTGGTCAAGTCCAAGCGCAAGAAGCCCGACGAGATGGTCATTCTCGTCGAGGACCTCATCAAGCTGCTCGAAGGCGTCTCCGAGACGTACCGCAGAGGCAAGCACCCCGAAGGCAAGATGGCCAAGAAGCTCGGTGACGTGCTGCGCGCGGTCGCCGACGACTTCGAGGCGCAGTAG
- a CDS encoding DUF3027 domain-containing protein, with translation MRSTSPVAARRTRTPTVDAAAAAAVDVARAAAEETSSPEYVGEHLGLLPEGERVVTHYFTCLDPAYHGWRWAVSVVRASRAKNVTVSESVLLPGDGAMLSPAWVPWSDRLRPGDLGPGDLLPTQADDPRLVPGFTDTTGETDEELFWELGLGRPRVLSAEGRDEAATRWHSGDAGPATPMARSAPAHCETCAFFVPLAGSLRQVFGACANEYAPDDGKVVSLDHGCGAHSEAVVLPPTSESAPPIVDELGYDVMPSATLTDEEAFGHS, from the coding sequence GTGCGTTCTACCAGTCCGGTCGCCGCGAGGCGGACCCGCACGCCTACGGTCGACGCCGCCGCGGCCGCCGCCGTCGACGTGGCGCGTGCCGCGGCCGAAGAGACCTCATCGCCGGAGTACGTCGGCGAGCACCTTGGCCTGCTCCCTGAGGGGGAGCGGGTCGTCACCCACTACTTCACCTGCCTTGATCCGGCCTACCACGGCTGGCGCTGGGCGGTATCGGTCGTACGCGCCTCGCGCGCCAAGAACGTCACGGTGAGCGAGAGCGTGCTGCTCCCCGGAGACGGCGCCATGCTCTCGCCGGCCTGGGTGCCGTGGAGCGACCGGCTGCGCCCGGGCGACCTGGGCCCCGGCGACCTGCTGCCGACCCAGGCCGACGACCCCAGGCTCGTGCCCGGATTCACCGACACCACCGGTGAGACCGACGAGGAGCTCTTCTGGGAGCTCGGCCTCGGCCGCCCTCGGGTGCTGTCCGCCGAGGGCCGCGACGAGGCCGCGACGCGCTGGCACTCCGGTGACGCCGGTCCGGCGACACCGATGGCCCGTTCGGCCCCGGCACACTGCGAGACCTGCGCCTTCTTCGTTCCGCTGGCCGGTTCGCTGCGGCAGGTGTTCGGCGCGTGTGCCAACGAGTACGCGCCCGACGACGGCAAGGTGGTCTCCCTCGACCACGGCTGCGGCGCGCATTCGGAGGCGGTCGTCCTGCCGCCCACGTCAGAGTCGGCCCCGCCGATCGTGGACGAGCTGGGATACGACGTCATGCCGTCCGCGACGCTGACCGACGAGGAGGCCTTCGGTCACAGCTGA
- a CDS encoding MFS transporter, with translation MTLRARTGNAGRAVRTMTQSIGHATRRATHAGGAGRTGLGNLIELGAVNSAGDALIAVALAGTMFFNLDVEQAQGQVALYLLVTMAPFALVAPLIGPALDHMRHARRIAIAGTMLARGLLCWGMAGAVLHKDPVTLMPAAFGALVLSKAFGVSRSAVTPRVLPEGLNLVTANARASFCGTVAASIAAPLGAGLIAVTNAGWALRIATLVFIAGAILGIRLPSHVDTPETAPAPDAIPEAAPSRTPGRWRTLLRVGPVVGEAMRANAALRALSGFLILYLAFLLRTKGFVHGVSPNIALGMLAASAGLGGLVGTGLGALLKARAPLGIVFSTLLVATLTAAVCAVFFGLVAALAVAFVGALGQSLGKLGLDAIVQREIGEEVRSSTFAVSETIHQLVWVVGGLAGLGMSIIAPNGHIALAIIAAALAVTLVGLLTRRATRRVAGRRSRRREGEPTVADTAA, from the coding sequence ATGACTTTGCGGGCACGGACGGGCAACGCCGGGCGGGCGGTGCGCACGATGACACAGAGCATCGGGCATGCGACACGCCGGGCCACCCATGCGGGTGGGGCAGGCCGTACGGGCCTTGGCAACCTGATCGAGCTGGGCGCCGTCAACAGCGCCGGTGACGCGCTCATCGCCGTGGCCCTCGCGGGCACCATGTTCTTCAACCTCGACGTCGAGCAGGCACAAGGCCAGGTCGCGCTGTATCTGCTCGTCACGATGGCCCCGTTCGCCCTCGTCGCGCCCCTCATCGGACCCGCGCTGGACCACATGCGTCACGCCCGGCGCATCGCCATCGCCGGCACCATGCTCGCCCGCGGGCTGCTGTGCTGGGGCATGGCCGGAGCCGTTCTCCACAAGGATCCGGTGACCCTGATGCCCGCCGCGTTCGGCGCGCTCGTGCTCTCCAAGGCGTTCGGCGTCTCACGCAGCGCCGTCACACCGCGGGTGCTTCCCGAAGGTCTCAATCTGGTCACGGCGAACGCCCGGGCATCATTCTGCGGCACCGTCGCGGCTTCGATCGCCGCCCCGCTCGGCGCGGGGCTGATCGCGGTGACCAACGCGGGCTGGGCGCTGCGGATCGCCACACTCGTGTTCATCGCCGGCGCGATCCTGGGCATCCGGCTGCCGAGCCACGTGGACACCCCCGAGACGGCCCCCGCCCCGGACGCCATACCCGAGGCCGCCCCGTCCCGTACGCCGGGCCGCTGGCGGACCCTGCTGCGCGTCGGCCCGGTGGTCGGCGAGGCGATGCGCGCCAACGCCGCGCTGCGCGCGCTGTCCGGGTTCCTGATCCTCTATCTGGCCTTCCTGCTGCGCACCAAGGGCTTCGTCCACGGTGTGTCGCCGAACATCGCGCTGGGCATGCTGGCCGCCTCGGCCGGCCTCGGCGGCCTCGTGGGCACGGGCCTGGGCGCGCTGCTCAAGGCGCGCGCGCCGCTGGGCATCGTGTTCTCCACGCTCCTGGTCGCGACGCTGACCGCCGCGGTGTGCGCGGTGTTCTTCGGGTTGGTGGCCGCGCTGGCGGTCGCCTTCGTCGGTGCGCTCGGCCAGAGCCTGGGCAAGCTCGGGCTCGACGCGATCGTGCAGCGCGAGATCGGCGAGGAGGTCCGCTCCTCGACGTTCGCGGTGTCGGAGACGATCCACCAGCTCGTGTGGGTGGTCGGCGGACTGGCCGGACTGGGCATGTCGATCATCGCCCCGAACGGCCACATCGCCCTGGCGATCATCGCCGCCGCCCTCGCCGTGACCCTGGTGGGGCTACTGACCCGCCGGGCGACCCGCCGCGTCGCAGGTCGCCGCAGCAGGCGCAGGGAGGGCGAGCCGACCGTGGCCGACACCGCCGCCTGA
- a CDS encoding helicase-associated domain-containing protein: protein MSTETYAEWLRARDDDELRALFSCRPELITPVPSDITALSSRASAPSALSRALDRLDRFALNVFEALLVLPTPTTRDDLAAAVGADVHGPLDRLRALALVWGPDQELRAAPGARQAIPHPAGLGPPIREAFASYPSDRLAMLLDDLGLDSVDAIGERIGALVEEAGPEARAALDRLAWGPPIGKVDGARRPVTLVTASSPIERLLARGLLVATDDRTVTLPREIGRYLRGGRVFRDLETTAPPLDGTVRNRSLVDRTAGGQAFTTVRTVEEMLDRWGIDPPGVLRSGGLGIRDLRAAAVRLDLPEWTAALLIEVAYAAGLLSRSGDYDGSGTGGRGGDALWLPTQSYDLWRLQDTDRRWVALAEAWLRMDRVPGLAGERDDRDRLINALSDEAIRASAPQVRRSVLAALTDAPPGTAPTVEGVYAHLAWLQPRRGGTLRERLVGWTLREAEALGVTGFRAAAAHTGALLAGEGAAKALLKVLPMPVDHVLIQADLTAVAPGPLVADLARELALAADVESTGGATVYRFTPESVRRALDAGRGAAELIDLLSKHSATDLPQPLTYLIEDVARRHGRLRVGIASAYVRSDDPAVLGEIMADRRSDELRLHRLAPTVLASRVPRAELLEALRQLGYAPVAESPEGSVVITRLDAQRAESAGHGTYEQARHAARGSGPDVSVITAAVRALRAGDEAARVSVPYGAPPRSPAAAMVQHLREAADRGARVWIGYLDQQGQASSRIIEPARIEGGFLTAYDATRAAIHRFALHRITGVADVDGSG, encoded by the coding sequence GTGAGCACGGAAACCTACGCGGAATGGCTGCGGGCGCGCGATGACGACGAGTTGCGCGCGCTCTTCTCGTGCCGCCCTGAACTGATCACCCCGGTTCCCTCGGACATCACCGCCTTGTCCTCGCGCGCCTCGGCGCCCTCGGCTCTGTCGAGGGCGCTCGACCGGCTCGACCGGTTCGCGCTGAACGTCTTCGAGGCGCTGCTGGTGCTCCCCACTCCCACGACGCGTGACGACCTCGCCGCCGCGGTCGGCGCCGACGTGCACGGCCCGCTCGACCGGCTGCGCGCCCTCGCCCTGGTCTGGGGCCCGGACCAGGAGCTGCGCGCCGCGCCCGGCGCGCGGCAGGCGATTCCTCATCCGGCGGGCCTCGGCCCGCCCATCCGTGAGGCCTTCGCGTCCTATCCGTCCGACCGCCTGGCGATGCTGCTGGACGACCTCGGCCTGGACTCCGTGGACGCCATCGGCGAGCGGATCGGCGCCCTGGTCGAGGAGGCCGGACCCGAGGCACGGGCCGCGCTCGACCGGCTCGCCTGGGGCCCGCCGATCGGCAAGGTCGACGGCGCGCGCCGTCCCGTCACGCTCGTCACCGCGAGCTCCCCGATCGAGCGGCTCCTCGCCCGCGGGCTGCTGGTCGCCACCGACGACCGCACCGTGACGCTCCCCCGCGAGATCGGCCGATACCTCCGCGGCGGCCGCGTCTTCCGCGACCTGGAGACCACCGCCCCGCCGCTCGACGGCACCGTACGCAACCGGTCGCTGGTCGACCGCACCGCCGGCGGCCAGGCCTTCACCACCGTCCGCACCGTCGAGGAGATGCTCGATCGCTGGGGCATCGACCCTCCCGGCGTGCTCCGCAGCGGCGGGCTCGGCATCCGCGACCTGAGGGCGGCCGCCGTACGCCTGGATCTGCCCGAGTGGACGGCGGCGCTCCTGATCGAGGTCGCGTACGCCGCCGGGCTGCTCTCGCGCAGCGGCGACTACGACGGGTCCGGCACGGGCGGGCGCGGAGGCGACGCCCTGTGGCTGCCGACGCAGTCGTATGACCTGTGGCGGCTCCAGGACACCGACCGCCGCTGGGTCGCCCTCGCCGAGGCCTGGCTGCGGATGGACCGCGTCCCCGGCCTCGCCGGCGAACGCGACGACCGCGACCGCCTGATCAACGCGCTGTCCGACGAGGCGATCCGGGCCAGTGCCCCGCAGGTACGCCGGTCGGTGCTCGCCGCTCTCACCGACGCCCCGCCCGGCACCGCGCCGACGGTCGAGGGCGTCTATGCCCATCTCGCCTGGCTCCAGCCGCGGCGGGGCGGCACGCTGCGTGAGCGTCTCGTCGGCTGGACCCTCCGCGAGGCCGAGGCGCTGGGCGTGACCGGTTTCCGGGCGGCGGCGGCGCACACCGGCGCGCTGCTGGCCGGTGAGGGCGCCGCCAAGGCCCTGCTCAAGGTGTTGCCCATGCCGGTCGACCACGTGCTGATCCAGGCCGACCTGACCGCCGTCGCACCCGGCCCGCTGGTCGCCGACCTGGCCCGTGAGCTGGCGCTCGCGGCAGACGTCGAGTCGACGGGTGGAGCCACGGTCTACCGCTTCACCCCCGAGTCCGTACGCCGCGCGCTCGACGCCGGCCGAGGCGCCGCCGAGCTGATCGACCTGCTTTCGAAGCACTCGGCCACCGACCTGCCCCAGCCGCTGACCTATCTGATCGAGGACGTCGCCCGGCGGCACGGCCGGCTGCGCGTGGGCATCGCCTCGGCGTACGTCCGTAGCGACGACCCCGCCGTGCTCGGGGAGATCATGGCCGACCGTCGGTCGGACGAGCTGCGGCTGCACCGGCTCGCGCCGACCGTTCTCGCCTCGCGCGTGCCCCGCGCCGAGCTGCTCGAGGCGCTCCGCCAGCTCGGGTACGCACCGGTGGCCGAGTCCCCCGAAGGCTCGGTCGTGATCACCCGCCTCGACGCCCAGCGCGCCGAGTCGGCCGGCCACGGCACGTACGAGCAGGCCCGCCACGCCGCACGCGGCTCCGGGCCGGACGTCTCGGTGATCACCGCGGCGGTACGCGCGCTGCGCGCGGGCGACGAGGCCGCGCGCGTCTCCGTGCCGTACGGGGCCCCGCCGCGTTCCCCGGCGGCGGCGATGGTCCAGCATCTGCGCGAGGCCGCCGACCGCGGCGCGCGCGTCTGGATCGGCTACCTCGACCAGCAGGGACAGGCGTCCAGCCGCATCATCGAACCCGCGCGTATCGAGGGCGGCTTCCTCACGGCGTACGACGCGACCCGCGCCGCCATCCACCGGTTCGCCCTGCACCGCATCACGGGGGTCGCCGACGTCGACGGCTCGGGCTGA
- a CDS encoding TetR/AcrR family transcriptional regulator: protein MQRSTRERIVSEALRLFAERGYAATSVAEIEAASGLSPGAGGLYRHFRSKEEVLAAAVREHITRTSKQVSVTFQHASGIQDKPLVDRLRLAASMGMGKMREEADLIRVLFRDLDKFPNLVAEMREGIVNPLYDMITKWLAAQPEMAGMDEDWDAIALALGGSIVNYWLASDALHEPPQRVDEERFIDAWARLAMGLTGQTAEAV from the coding sequence ATGCAGAGATCGACGCGTGAACGGATCGTTTCCGAGGCGCTTCGGCTGTTCGCCGAACGGGGCTACGCCGCGACGTCCGTCGCGGAGATCGAGGCCGCCTCGGGCCTGTCACCGGGCGCTGGCGGACTTTACCGCCACTTCCGCTCCAAGGAAGAGGTGCTCGCCGCGGCGGTGCGCGAGCACATCACGCGGACCTCGAAGCAGGTCTCGGTGACCTTCCAGCACGCCTCCGGCATCCAGGACAAGCCGCTGGTCGACCGGCTGCGGCTCGCCGCGTCCATGGGAATGGGCAAGATGCGCGAGGAGGCCGACCTCATCCGTGTGCTCTTCCGCGACCTGGACAAGTTCCCCAACCTCGTCGCCGAGATGCGCGAGGGCATCGTCAACCCGCTCTACGACATGATCACCAAGTGGCTGGCCGCCCAGCCGGAGATGGCCGGCATGGACGAGGACTGGGACGCGATCGCCCTGGCCCTCGGTGGCTCGATCGTCAACTACTGGCTCGCGAGTGACGCCCTGCACGAACCCCCTCAGCGCGTGGACGAAGAACGCTTCATCGACGCGTGGGCCCGTCTCGCCATGGGACTGACCGGCCAGACGGCCGAAGCCGTCTGA
- a CDS encoding HAD family hydrolase, with translation MIAIGFDLDLTLADTRKGIAATFGELSARTGVLIDTDAVVSRLGPPLETELLNWFPAEDVPEMAALYREFYGEIAVPATTLMPGAAGAVEAVRAHGGRVIVVTAKSQTHAESTVRALGMEVDDVAGSLFSTAKGTALRRFGATVYVGDHVADVDAARAADARSVAVATGPYDSAALLAYGADIVLPDLRVFPETLTELINPGPSSRQ, from the coding sequence GTGATCGCCATTGGCTTCGACCTGGATCTGACTCTCGCCGACACCCGGAAGGGTATCGCTGCGACCTTCGGCGAGCTCTCCGCGCGTACGGGTGTGCTCATCGACACCGACGCCGTCGTCTCCCGGCTCGGGCCGCCGCTGGAGACCGAGCTGCTGAACTGGTTCCCCGCCGAGGACGTGCCCGAGATGGCGGCGCTCTACCGAGAGTTCTACGGCGAGATCGCGGTGCCCGCCACGACCCTGATGCCCGGTGCCGCAGGGGCCGTCGAGGCGGTCAGGGCACACGGCGGTCGCGTCATCGTGGTCACCGCCAAGAGCCAGACGCACGCCGAGTCGACCGTCCGAGCCCTGGGCATGGAGGTCGACGACGTGGCCGGGTCACTGTTCAGTACCGCCAAGGGGACGGCATTGCGCCGGTTCGGTGCGACCGTCTACGTGGGGGATCACGTCGCCGACGTCGACGCGGCACGTGCCGCCGATGCCCGCAGTGTGGCCGTCGCCACCGGCCCGTACGACTCGGCTGCGCTCTTGGCGTACGGAGCCGATATCGTGTTGCCCGATTTGCGGGTTTTCCCGGAGACTTTGACCGAACTGATCAACCCAGGTCCCTCATCGAGGCAATAA
- a CDS encoding AMP-binding protein encodes MSQPSYSHGTSDLSLLGQTIGQNLRHVASVVPHREALVDVPSGCRWTYGEFDEEVGTLARGLIAAGIDKGDRVGIWSPNNPEWVLLQYATAEIGAILVNVNPAYRTHELSYALRHSGVKLLISAVAYKTSDYRGMVEEVRGDLPALERVIYLGTDEWTALSAAGAALDPSRLVSRMAALSPDDPINIQYTSGTTGFPKGATLSHHNILNNGFFIGELCRYSEIDRVCVPVPFYHCFGMVLGNLAITTHGACIVIPAPVFDPRATLEAVQAEHCTSLYGVPTMFIAELGLPDFSSYDLTSLRTGIMAGSPCPVEVMKRVVSEMHMDEVTICYGMTETSPVSAQTRYDEELDRRVSTVGRVHPHIEVKIVDPDTGLTVPRGTPGELCTRGYSVMLGYWEEPDRTAEVIDAARWMHTGDLATMDEAGYVNIVGRIKDMVIRGGENLYPREIEEFLYGHPDIEDVQVIGVPDVKYGEELCAWVKPRPGSTLTEEGVRDFCRGKLAHHKIPRYVRFADGFPMTVTGKIQKFKMRETSIAELDLEAASTTETA; translated from the coding sequence ATGTCCCAACCGTCCTACAGCCACGGAACGTCGGATCTTTCACTGCTCGGCCAGACCATCGGCCAGAACCTTCGGCATGTCGCGTCCGTCGTCCCGCACCGCGAGGCGCTCGTCGACGTGCCCAGTGGCTGCCGGTGGACCTACGGGGAGTTCGACGAGGAGGTCGGCACACTCGCCCGCGGACTGATCGCCGCCGGGATCGACAAGGGCGACCGGGTGGGCATCTGGTCGCCGAACAACCCCGAATGGGTGCTGCTGCAGTACGCCACCGCCGAGATCGGCGCGATCCTCGTCAACGTCAACCCGGCGTACCGGACCCACGAGCTGTCCTACGCGCTCCGGCATTCCGGCGTGAAGCTCCTGATCAGCGCCGTGGCGTACAAGACGAGTGACTACCGGGGCATGGTCGAGGAGGTACGCGGCGACCTGCCCGCGCTGGAGCGGGTGATCTACCTCGGCACGGACGAGTGGACGGCACTGTCGGCCGCGGGCGCCGCGCTGGACCCCTCGCGTCTCGTCTCACGGATGGCGGCGCTCTCGCCCGACGACCCCATCAACATCCAGTACACCTCGGGCACCACCGGCTTCCCCAAGGGCGCGACTCTCTCGCACCACAACATCCTGAACAACGGCTTCTTCATCGGCGAGCTGTGCCGCTACTCCGAGATCGACCGGGTGTGCGTCCCGGTGCCCTTCTACCACTGCTTCGGCATGGTGCTCGGCAACCTGGCGATCACGACGCACGGCGCCTGCATCGTCATCCCCGCCCCGGTCTTCGACCCCAGGGCCACGCTGGAGGCCGTGCAGGCCGAGCACTGCACCTCGCTGTACGGGGTGCCGACGATGTTCATCGCCGAGCTGGGACTGCCGGACTTCTCGTCCTATGACCTGACCTCGCTGCGTACGGGCATCATGGCGGGCTCGCCGTGCCCGGTCGAGGTGATGAAGCGGGTCGTCTCGGAGATGCACATGGACGAGGTGACCATCTGTTACGGCATGACCGAGACGTCACCGGTGTCCGCGCAGACCCGGTACGACGAGGAGCTCGACCGCCGCGTCTCCACCGTCGGCCGCGTCCATCCCCACATCGAGGTGAAGATCGTCGACCCGGACACCGGCCTGACCGTCCCGCGCGGCACCCCCGGAGAGCTGTGCACCCGCGGCTACTCGGTGATGCTCGGCTACTGGGAGGAACCCGACCGGACCGCCGAGGTGATCGACGCCGCCCGCTGGATGCACACCGGCGACCTGGCCACCATGGACGAGGCGGGGTACGTCAACATCGTCGGCCGGATCAAGGACATGGTGATCCGCGGCGGGGAGAACCTCTATCCGCGGGAGATCGAGGAATTCCTGTACGGCCACCCCGACATCGAGGACGTGCAGGTCATCGGCGTACCGGATGTGAAGTACGGCGAGGAGCTGTGCGCCTGGGTCAAGCCACGGCCGGGCTCCACCCTGACGGAGGAGGGCGTAAGGGACTTCTGCCGGGGCAAGCTGGCACACCACAAGATCCCGAGGTACGTCCGCTTCGCCGACGGCTTCCCGATGACGGTCACCGGAAAGATCCAGAAGTTCAAGATGCGCGAGACCTCGATCGCCGAACTCGACCTGGAAGCCGCCTCGACGACCGAAACCGCCTGA
- a CDS encoding sacsin N-terminal ATP-binding-like domain-containing protein, which produces MEDPYGTAAIRERVLAAWSASPSRFREDANAEEDHARGGYRDRVIIELAQNAADAAVRAGVPGRIRLTLRDGVLTAANTGAPLDGAGVDALSTLRASAKRDETASTGRFGVGFAAVVAVSDEPSIVSRREDGSAGTGVAWSAERTRLAVAAVPELAGELERRGGDVPVLRLPFPWPGHPVPPGDDGFAAGFDTLVRLPLRDADAETLVRRLLDETGPALMLALPALAEIIIDTGEPRTLTAAWDRTGESRHGTAIGTVAINGSTWRTAETHGKADSSLLADRPVEERAEWQVRWAVPDAPAKGELPQGVPAVVHAPTPSDEPLGLPALLLATFPLAPDRRHVAPGPLTDFLVERAAAAYVELLPPTPRLLDLVPGPVATGELDARIRRAILALLPGTPLLPISAPPAGGGEMAGDDPAELGLAPVGEETVLVRGRDAVALDGPAALPNVLADVVPGLLPPDWPARHPALAALGVRRLSVAELVDALAGLESGPGGDPSWWRRLYAALEGADREALTGLPVPLADGRTVRGPRGLLVTDPAGLDALRLRVVHPGAVHPLLFRLGAVEAGPRAVLTDPATRAAVAASFDEDDAESIWDAVLTLVARAHLRPGEEPWLAELALPGDDGELYPAGELLLPGAPLAGVVADDAPFGVVDAALVERHGAETLEAAGVLRTFALVRAEDVIEPELHLDGEEEWADELGGGFVVPEFTAVRDLEFVADWTGAFALLAEPPLRAALTDPVRVLLADGGQVTVPSYTAWWLRRHPVLNGRRPGELCVPGDLDGLYDPAPVGLDPEILRALGVRTSLRVLLEDPDGPAELLDRLADPARLVSGDRLHGLWQALSAVELDVDAPERVRAFVSGEPEVVPAGDAIVVDRPDLLPLLVSQPLLFVPVEVADVLELALGSEEVPGVIESAGTREPLPAVLRAVLPEAPESYVRHDRLVVDGEEVPWWFENGTVHAGGPAGLARGAAWACGRWSDRLLAAAVLNDPSHLPTLLAEAVFD; this is translated from the coding sequence ATGGAGGATCCGTACGGCACTGCCGCGATTCGCGAGCGCGTCCTGGCGGCGTGGTCGGCGTCGCCGTCCCGGTTCCGCGAGGACGCGAACGCCGAGGAGGACCACGCCCGCGGCGGTTACCGCGACCGCGTGATCATCGAGCTGGCCCAGAACGCCGCCGACGCGGCCGTCCGCGCCGGGGTGCCGGGGCGGATCCGCCTCACCCTTCGCGACGGTGTGCTGACCGCCGCGAACACCGGCGCCCCCCTGGACGGCGCGGGTGTGGACGCCCTCAGCACGCTCCGCGCCTCGGCCAAACGCGACGAGACGGCCTCGACGGGCCGCTTCGGAGTCGGCTTCGCCGCCGTGGTGGCCGTCAGCGACGAGCCCTCCATCGTCTCCCGCCGCGAGGACGGCTCAGCCGGTACGGGAGTGGCCTGGTCGGCGGAGAGGACACGGCTCGCGGTGGCGGCGGTTCCGGAACTCGCGGGGGAGCTGGAGCGCAGAGGCGGCGACGTGCCGGTCCTGCGCCTGCCGTTCCCCTGGCCGGGCCATCCCGTCCCGCCGGGCGACGACGGATTCGCCGCGGGGTTCGACACCCTGGTGCGGCTGCCCCTGCGGGACGCCGACGCCGAGACGCTCGTGCGGCGCCTGCTCGACGAGACCGGCCCTGCGCTCATGCTCGCGCTTCCGGCACTCGCCGAGATCATCATCGACACCGGCGAACCCCGTACGCTCACCGCCGCCTGGGACCGTACCGGCGAGTCCCGCCACGGCACGGCCATCGGCACGGTGGCCATCAACGGGAGCACCTGGCGTACGGCGGAGACGCACGGTAAGGCCGACTCGTCCCTGCTGGCCGACCGCCCGGTCGAGGAACGCGCCGAATGGCAGGTGCGCTGGGCCGTCCCGGACGCGCCGGCCAAGGGTGAGCTCCCGCAGGGCGTACCGGCCGTGGTCCACGCGCCGACGCCCAGCGACGAGCCGCTCGGCCTGCCCGCCCTGCTCCTCGCCACCTTCCCGCTGGCGCCCGACCGGCGGCACGTCGCGCCCGGCCCGCTCACGGACTTCCTCGTCGAACGCGCGGCCGCGGCCTACGTCGAGCTGCTGCCGCCCACACCGCGGCTGCTCGACCTGGTCCCCGGCCCCGTCGCCACCGGCGAGCTGGACGCGCGGATCCGCCGGGCGATCCTCGCCCTCCTCCCCGGCACGCCGCTGCTCCCGATCTCCGCCCCGCCCGCCGGCGGCGGCGAGATGGCCGGCGACGACCCGGCGGAGCTCGGCCTCGCCCCCGTCGGCGAGGAGACCGTTCTCGTACGCGGCCGGGACGCCGTCGCCCTGGACGGGCCGGCCGCGCTGCCGAACGTGCTCGCCGACGTCGTGCCAGGGCTGCTTCCGCCGGACTGGCCGGCCCGGCATCCGGCGCTCGCGGCGCTCGGCGTACGGCGGCTGAGTGTCGCGGAGCTGGTCGACGCGCTCGCCGGGCTGGAGTCCGGCCCCGGCGGGGACCCGTCCTGGTGGCGGCGGCTGTACGCGGCGCTCGAAGGCGCCGACCGGGAGGCGCTGACCGGGCTGCCGGTACCCCTGGCCGACGGCCGTACGGTGCGGGGTCCGCGCGGCCTGCTCGTCACCGACCCGGCCGGCCTCGACGCGCTCAGGCTGCGGGTCGTCCATCCCGGCGCGGTGCACCCGTTGCTGTTCCGGCTCGGCGCCGTGGAGGCCGGGCCGCGTGCCGTACTCACCGACCCGGCCACCCGCGCCGCGGTGGCCGCGTCCTTCGACGAGGACGACGCCGAGTCGATCTGGGACGCCGTCCTGACCCTCGTCGCCCGCGCCCACCTGCGCCCCGGTGAGGAGCCGTGGCTGGCCGAGCTGGCGCTGCCGGGCGACGACGGCGAGCTGTACCCGGCCGGTGAGCTCCTCCTGCCCGGCGCCCCGCTGGCCGGCGTGGTGGCCGATGACGCGCCGTTCGGGGTCGTGGACGCCGCGCTGGTGGAGCGGCACGGCGCCGAGACCCTCGAGGCGGCAGGGGTGCTGCGGACGTTCGCCCTCGTACGGGCCGAGGACGTCATCGAGCCCGAGCTCCACCTCGACGGCGAGGAGGAGTGGGCCGACGAGCTCGGCGGCGGGTTCGTCGTGCCGGAGTTCACGGCCGTACGCGACCTGGAGTTCGTCGCCGACTGGACCGGGGCGTTCGCGCTCCTCGCCGAGCCGCCGCTGCGCGCCGCCCTCACCGACCCGGTGCGCGTGCTCCTCGCGGACGGCGGGCAGGTGACCGTCCCGTCCTACACGGCGTGGTGGCTGCGCCGCCATCCGGTGCTGAACGGGCGGCGGCCGGGCGAGCTGTGCGTGCCCGGCGACCTCGACGGCCTGTACGACCCGGCTCCCGTGGGCCTGGACCCGGAGATCCTGCGGGCGCTCGGCGTGCGCACCTCTCTGCGGGTGCTGCTCGAGGATCCGGACGGCCCCGCCGAGCTCCTGGACCGGCTGGCCGACCCGGCCCGTCTCGTGTCCGGAGACCGGCTGCACGGGCTCTGGCAGGCGCTGTCCGCGGTCGAGCTCGACGTGGACGCACCCGAGCGCGTACGCGCGTTCGTGTCCGGCGAGCCCGAGGTGGTGCCCGCCGGCGACGCGATCGTGGTCGACCGGCCCGATCTGCTGCCGCTGCTCGTGTCGCAGCCGCTGCTGTTCGTCCCGGTGGAGGTGGCGGACGTGCTGGAGCTGGCCCTCGGCAGCGAGGAGGTGCCCGGCGTGATCGAGTCGGCCGGGACGCGGGAGCCCCTGCCGGCGGTGCTGCGCGCGGTGCTCCCGGAGGCGCCGGAGTCCTATGTCCGGCACGACCGGCTCGTCGTGGACGGCGAGGAGGTCCCGTGGTGGTTCGAGAACGGCACGGTGCACGCCGGCGGCCCGGCGGGACTGGCCCGGGGCGCGGCGTGGGCGTGCGGGCGCTGGAGTGACCGGCTGCTCGCCGCGGCCGTGCTGAACGACCCGTCCCACCTGCCGACGCTGCTCGCCGAGGCCGTCTTCGACTAG